The following coding sequences lie in one Haematobia irritans isolate KBUSLIRL chromosome 3, ASM5000362v1, whole genome shotgun sequence genomic window:
- the LOC142228827 gene encoding 27 kDa hemolymph protein-like, which translates to MANVWIVVFLVAASALVHKGNAQNVISFGNELQDYLSPKLDKSKFTLASAKDLLEKKCQKVSVNGTHGPQYENFEKAAYKFFDCVSDIANVTEVLEEAEQARPTGDLDLVIIKYCKRLPEAKRCLEDFNGQFLVCLTPNERIENSNMLRIFFSLLDALCDKNGDAISLFIAEEGPECLDAHRDDIMDCMNSTFSGYFPNDMPEDLPELIVGSKECIDFYDFEKCVIKYLDTCKEVTPSGIVESVFRYLRRETICQAEIDKAQSKHQRNAASIQSMVSWSMLAISTILLLVLNEFV; encoded by the coding sequence atggccAATGTTTGGATTGTAGTATTCCTTGTCGCGGCAAGCGCTTTAGTTCATAAGGGAAATGCTCAAAATGTTATCAGTTTTGGCAATGAACTACAAGACTACTTATCACCTAAATTGGACAAATCAAAATTTACCCTGGCCTCAGCTAAAGATTTATTGGAGAAAAAATGCCAAAAAGTTTCAGTAAATGGAACCCATGGGCCCCAATATGAAAACTTCGAAAAGGCTGCTTATAAATTTTTCGACTGTGTCAGTGATATAGCTAATGTTACTGAAGTCTTGGAAGAAGCGGAACAGGCTCGTCCCACTGGCGATTTGGATCTGGTTATTATAAAATACTGTAAGAGATTACCGGAGGCCAAGAGATGTCTAGAGGATTTCAATGGCCAATTTTTGGTGTGCTTGACTCCAAATGaaagaattgaaaattccaatatGCTGCGGATATTCTTTTCTCTTCTGGATGCTCTTTGCGATAAAAATGGTGATGCCATATCATTATTCATAGCCGAGGAAGGGCCTGAATGTTTGGATGCCCATAGAGATGACATCATGGATTGCATGAATTCAACTTTTTCCGGATATTTTCCAAACGATATGCCCGAGGATTTGCCGGAATTGATTGTGGGTTCCAAAGAATGCATTGATTTCTATGACTTTGAGAAATGtgtgataaaatatttggataccTGCAAAGAGGTCACACCGTCTGGAATTGTGGAATCGGTATTTCGGTATTTACGtagagagaccatatgccaagcgGAAATTGATAAGGCTCAATCTAAACATCAACGAAATGCGGCGTCGATACAATCGATGGTTAGCTGGTCAATGTTAGCAATATCCACTATTTTGTTGTTAGTGTTAAATGAGTTTGTTTGA
- the LOC142229778 gene encoding venom metalloprotease inhibitor, whose translation MSKTSSIIIFIFYMTLCVLLAPVEVGATRRRCPANEFYTDCGDSCQTECATLNQPCLIRHIRCPDGCYCNEGYARDANGTCIPIAKCPQS comes from the exons ATGTCTAAAACTAgttccattattatttttatattttatatgacgtTGTGTGTTTTATTAGCTCCAGTAGAag ttgGCGCCACACGTAGAAGATGTCCTGCAAATGAATTTTATACGGATTGTGGAGATTCATGTCAAACTGAATGTGCTACCCTTAACCAGCCATGCCTTATTCGGCATATTAGATGTCCCGATGGATGCTATTGTAATGAAGGCTATGCCCGAGATGCCAATGGAACTTGCATTCCAATTGCAAAATGTCCCCAAAgttaa
- the LOC142229428 gene encoding venom metalloprotease inhibitor-like has translation MFKASSSIVFIFCLTLCALLATVEVGATRRRCPANEFYTDCGDPCQTECATLNQPCLIQHFRCPDGCYCNKGYARDASGACIPIAKCPQS, from the exons ATGTTTAAAGCTAGTTCCagtattgtttttatattttgtctgACGTTGTGTGCTTTATTAGCTACAGTAGAag TGGGTGCCACGCGTAGAAGATGCCCTGCAAATGAATTTTATACAGATTGTGGAGATCCATGTCAAACTGAATGTGCTACCCTTAACCAGCCATGCCTTATTCAACATTTTAGATGTCCCGATGGATGTTATTGTAATAAAGGCTATGCCAGAGATGCCAGTGGAGCTTGTATTCCAATCGCAAAATGTCCCCAAAGTTAG